One Myxococcus guangdongensis DNA segment encodes these proteins:
- a CDS encoding TadE/TadG family type IV pilus assembly protein, translated as MSRKSFRRGAATVEFALSVPLLVMILMFSMYLTELVRAKLKLQEMARYAVWEMTSYALSDFAKGNHDNAFEDARQEAHTELVERFKDMDSVEPNAPVGTFIARYGSVEGTITNKEIPFLESGMLGGPGSTGEGGGLASGVIGMLNSGAGSVLNMWGFNNKGWVESEVTMNFDNVIIPRRYLDESGQGGFFKTDTFGGKDLASIPLRSRYSMYANGWNMPDGGDAVVRDRRAGNHRSGSDPHGMHVQVGRMKFLGLTQALDGSVGSVLSFLGSFLPNFFGTYVVARNYGIDPQQKGNCNGLTGYDSGASSGLHAMRDLLDNDRPDCFDTAPFRDEMTYGDSNYIKLFLARGPHFMGCKRAMADDPSDPDANQEATKKDEQDNKIRCE; from the coding sequence ATGTCCCGCAAGAGTTTCCGGCGCGGTGCCGCCACGGTCGAGTTCGCGCTCTCCGTGCCGCTCCTCGTCATGATTCTGATGTTCAGCATGTACCTGACCGAGTTGGTCCGGGCGAAGCTGAAGCTCCAGGAGATGGCGCGCTACGCCGTCTGGGAGATGACCAGCTACGCCCTGTCCGACTTCGCCAAGGGCAACCACGACAACGCCTTTGAGGACGCACGTCAGGAGGCGCACACGGAGCTGGTCGAGCGCTTCAAGGACATGGACTCGGTCGAGCCCAACGCTCCGGTGGGCACGTTCATCGCGCGTTACGGCAGCGTGGAAGGCACCATCACCAACAAGGAGATTCCCTTCCTCGAGTCCGGGATGCTGGGTGGTCCCGGCAGCACGGGTGAGGGCGGCGGCCTGGCGAGCGGAGTGATTGGCATGCTCAACTCGGGCGCCGGCTCGGTGCTCAACATGTGGGGCTTCAACAACAAGGGATGGGTCGAGTCCGAAGTCACGATGAACTTCGACAACGTCATCATCCCGCGCCGCTACCTGGACGAGTCGGGGCAGGGTGGCTTCTTCAAGACGGACACGTTCGGCGGGAAGGACCTGGCGAGCATCCCCCTTCGCTCGCGCTACTCCATGTACGCCAACGGCTGGAACATGCCGGACGGCGGCGATGCGGTGGTGCGAGACCGGCGAGCGGGCAACCACCGCTCGGGCAGCGACCCGCACGGCATGCACGTGCAGGTGGGGCGCATGAAGTTCCTGGGCCTGACTCAGGCGCTGGATGGCAGCGTCGGCAGCGTGCTCAGCTTCCTGGGGAGCTTCCTGCCGAACTTCTTCGGCACCTATGTCGTCGCCCGCAACTACGGTATCGATCCCCAGCAGAAGGGGAACTGCAACGGCCTGACGGGGTACGACAGCGGGGCGAGCAGTGGTCTGCACGCGATGCGCGACCTGCTGGACAACGACCGGCCGGACTGCTTCGACACGGCGCCGTTCCGCGATGAGATGACGTACGGGGACAGCAACTACATCAAGCTGTTCCTGGCCCGGGGCCCGCACTTCATGGGCTGCAAGAGGGCCATGGCCGACGACCCGTCGGACCCGGACGCCAACCAAGAGGCGACGAAGAAGGATGAGCAGGACAACAAGATTCGCTGCGAGTAG
- the xseA gene encoding exodeoxyribonuclease VII large subunit — MKKRKGAGGESPPPAVSGFQGDLFGTLAPLEPTAVAVPKVVALPRKAPPPPPPVDADGTGLLGPMEGAPAAPPKPERSVLSVGELTRQLKQTIESRFARVIVRGEVTGFRGANARGHWYFSLKDTVASIDAKVWASMAGRMRFALRDGMEVLAEGSVDLYEPQGRYSLIVTRLEPVGEGALALAFEQLKARLAAEGLIGDRRVRAPRPLPFLPRRIGVVTSRTGAALQDFLRVLHSRNPRLSVLLADARVQGEGSAPEVARAIARLGRSDVDVIVVTRGGGSVEDLWTFNEEEVARAIFASPVPVVSAIGHEIDFTISDFVADWRAATPSAAAERLAPVLADLELSLATQAGRLRRATERRVLELRERQGQLASRLEDPRRALNHQRLHLSEQVEAMMRVLRPAVRERRDSLRALTERLQRARPQARLGEQRAHLLKLAMRLAEAARAGVATRQASLASARLGLERASPVALVAKERARLAAHQARLRALQQGTLADAQRRFQRLEGRLDAMSPLKVMSRGYSVVFRQRDGGVVRSAADVEVGERLGIKLAANGARTLGGCEEVEATVTSVKGPVDC; from the coding sequence ATGAAGAAACGCAAGGGCGCGGGCGGCGAGTCTCCGCCGCCCGCTGTGTCGGGATTCCAGGGGGACTTGTTCGGGACGCTCGCGCCGTTGGAGCCCACCGCCGTCGCCGTGCCCAAGGTGGTGGCGCTGCCTCGCAAGGCGCCACCGCCTCCGCCCCCGGTGGATGCCGACGGCACGGGGCTGTTGGGCCCGATGGAGGGCGCACCCGCGGCGCCTCCGAAGCCCGAGCGCTCGGTGCTCTCCGTGGGCGAGCTCACGCGGCAGCTCAAGCAGACGATCGAGTCACGCTTCGCGCGCGTCATCGTGCGTGGCGAGGTGACGGGCTTTCGCGGGGCGAACGCACGCGGGCACTGGTACTTCTCGCTGAAGGACACCGTCGCCTCCATCGACGCGAAGGTCTGGGCGTCGATGGCGGGGCGGATGCGCTTCGCGCTGCGCGACGGCATGGAGGTGCTGGCCGAGGGCAGCGTCGACCTGTATGAGCCGCAGGGCCGCTACAGCCTCATCGTCACGCGACTGGAGCCCGTGGGCGAGGGCGCGCTGGCGCTGGCCTTCGAGCAGCTCAAGGCTCGGCTCGCGGCGGAGGGGCTCATCGGCGACCGCCGCGTGCGCGCGCCCCGGCCCTTGCCCTTCCTTCCCCGGCGCATCGGCGTGGTGACGAGCCGCACGGGCGCGGCGCTGCAGGACTTCCTGCGCGTGCTCCACTCGCGCAACCCGCGGCTGAGCGTGCTGCTCGCGGACGCGCGCGTGCAGGGCGAGGGCTCGGCGCCCGAGGTCGCGCGGGCGATTGCGCGGCTGGGCCGCTCCGACGTGGACGTCATCGTGGTGACGCGCGGCGGAGGCTCCGTGGAGGACCTCTGGACGTTCAACGAGGAGGAGGTGGCGCGCGCCATCTTCGCCTCGCCCGTGCCGGTGGTGTCCGCCATCGGCCACGAGATCGACTTCACCATCTCCGACTTCGTGGCCGACTGGCGCGCGGCCACGCCCAGCGCGGCGGCGGAGCGGCTGGCGCCGGTGCTGGCGGACCTGGAGCTGTCGCTCGCGACGCAGGCCGGGCGGCTGCGACGGGCCACGGAGCGCCGGGTGCTCGAGCTTCGCGAGCGTCAGGGACAGCTCGCCTCGCGCCTGGAGGACCCTCGTCGGGCGCTCAACCACCAGCGGCTGCACCTGTCCGAGCAGGTGGAGGCGATGATGCGGGTGCTGCGGCCCGCGGTGCGCGAGCGGCGTGACTCGCTGCGCGCGCTGACGGAGCGACTGCAGCGCGCGCGTCCGCAGGCCCGGCTGGGCGAGCAGCGCGCGCACCTGTTGAAGCTGGCCATGCGACTGGCGGAGGCGGCGCGCGCGGGTGTGGCGACGCGGCAGGCCTCGCTGGCCTCGGCGCGGCTGGGGCTGGAGCGGGCCTCGCCCGTGGCGCTCGTCGCGAAGGAGCGTGCCCGTCTGGCCGCGCACCAGGCACGGCTGCGAGCGCTGCAGCAGGGGACGCTGGCGGATGCGCAGCGGCGTTTCCAGCGTCTGGAGGGACGACTGGACGCGATGAGTCCGTTGAAGGTGATGTCGCGCGGATATTCGGTGGTGTTCCGTCAGCGCGACGGCGGCGTGGTGCGCTCCGCCGCGGATGTCGAGGTGGGGGAGAGGCTGGGCATCAAGCTCGCGGCGAATGGCGCGAGGACACTCGGCGGATGTGAAGAAGTCGAAGCCACCGTGACATCGGTAAAAGGGCCGGTGGACTGCTAA
- a CDS encoding type II secretion system F family protein, with protein MLVGSSALLFAGAVGFLGIGLYQVLFERFLSEVRDESQGGMKGFGSVAIRRLGAMNRRFIWPSYEAKARRNLIKAGEPQGYKPEDIMALQEVSAVVGLLMGLFMLNGLGQNLVWSLLFLLFGMYYPILWLNDQVKKRHLLISRALPYNLDLLTLSVEAGLDFTAALAKVVEKGKAGPLREELQLVLKQLKMGKTREEGLKSMIMRVDLPSLTTFVTALIQADKMGTSLGKVLRIQSTQMRIDRTQRAEKLAGEAPVKMLFPLIACIFPTVFMVLFGPIVFQFFFGELA; from the coding sequence GTGTTGGTCGGAAGCTCGGCGCTGCTCTTCGCAGGCGCGGTGGGTTTCCTCGGAATCGGTCTGTACCAGGTGCTCTTCGAGCGCTTCCTGTCGGAGGTGCGCGACGAGTCCCAGGGTGGCATGAAGGGCTTCGGCTCGGTGGCCATCCGCCGGCTGGGCGCCATGAACCGCCGGTTCATCTGGCCCAGCTACGAGGCGAAGGCGCGCCGCAACCTCATCAAGGCCGGTGAGCCCCAGGGCTACAAGCCCGAGGACATCATGGCGCTGCAGGAAGTCAGCGCCGTCGTCGGCCTGCTGATGGGCTTGTTCATGCTCAACGGCCTGGGCCAGAACCTGGTCTGGTCGCTGCTGTTCCTGCTCTTCGGCATGTACTACCCGATTCTGTGGCTGAACGATCAGGTGAAGAAGCGCCACCTGCTCATCAGCCGCGCGCTGCCCTATAACCTGGACCTCCTGACGCTGTCCGTGGAGGCCGGTCTGGACTTCACCGCCGCGCTGGCGAAGGTGGTGGAGAAGGGCAAGGCGGGTCCGCTGCGCGAGGAGCTTCAGCTGGTGCTCAAGCAGCTGAAGATGGGCAAGACGCGCGAAGAGGGCCTCAAGAGCATGATCATGCGCGTGGATCTGCCGTCGCTGACGACGTTCGTCACGGCGCTCATCCAGGCGGACAAGATGGGTACGAGCCTGGGCAAGGTGCTGCGCATCCAGTCCACGCAGATGCGCATCGACCGCACGCAGCGCGCGGAGAAGCTGGCCGGCGAGGCGCCGGTGAAGATGCTCTTCCCGCTCATCGCCTGCATCTTCCCGACCGTGTTCATGGTCCTCTTCGGACCCATCGTGTTCCAGTTCTTCTTCGGTGAGCTCGCGTAG
- a CDS encoding FHA domain-containing protein has product MPILLSITKGLQEGRELVFEQAEVKIGRTSENDVVLHDHGVSRQHARIVLRDGQYFAEDIGSSNGTALNGNLLKGEQLLRDGDRLGVGPVEFTFLWVPPDGDVDATRPIRRVAPQPSVVLERPDQEYLPTGELPAVAPVAPASSNPPSGKRPLVAPVAPLPIIPSLASLSESAPPSTKRPSVPPVPQVLVPPPALPQEDRTALDLAPVVVVPVLTSRPLPPPVLPLEDHTEVLPPAGAHLAGLPPALPVEERTEVLLSVSPALIGLPLSPPVEERTDVLLTLSPALIGLPLSPPVEERTDVLLATVSPPIATAMPPGLLEESIPEERTELALPTLAAVGLLDGPVDEDSTRPIVRLPKPAGALAPGVEDAPTLAPPPVAKASPAPGASAADRARERRELARSRGGQLLLGWRGLSLPRKLLTGAVLLLVLGGVSAGLAAVFLPGGAGLGGSRVEPTSLGLEAVADSFGLGEGVRWAHPDQKSFEFQFVAPTRAVALLHYQASSVSKEEVALVLNGVNLGWVPPDTTTTAERELEHILPASALKRGVVNTFAFDNVRNPPGNETWRVWNLRLEIIPVPELPPEQLLEQAREYASTGRRFFDSKGVGAENLFRAWQQFRFAWITLEALDTRPELYEDVRYQLSQVSSELDHQCAQLMLEFQRSVQFRSAKKARAALQEVSRRFPTTEHRCHNLAKEKAFEHEL; this is encoded by the coding sequence CTGCCGATTCTCCTCTCCATCACGAAGGGGCTCCAGGAAGGACGTGAGCTCGTCTTCGAGCAGGCCGAGGTCAAGATCGGCCGCACCTCGGAGAACGACGTGGTGTTGCATGACCACGGCGTCTCCCGACAGCACGCTCGCATCGTCCTCCGTGATGGGCAGTACTTCGCGGAGGACATCGGCAGCTCCAACGGCACGGCGCTCAACGGCAACCTGCTGAAGGGCGAGCAGCTGCTCCGCGACGGGGACCGCCTCGGCGTGGGCCCGGTGGAGTTCACGTTCCTGTGGGTTCCCCCGGATGGGGACGTGGATGCCACCCGCCCCATCCGCCGCGTGGCCCCGCAGCCTTCGGTGGTGCTGGAGCGGCCCGACCAGGAGTACCTGCCCACCGGCGAGCTGCCCGCCGTCGCTCCCGTGGCGCCGGCATCGTCGAACCCGCCCAGCGGGAAGCGTCCGCTCGTCGCGCCCGTGGCGCCGCTCCCCATCATTCCGTCCCTCGCGTCCCTGTCCGAGTCGGCGCCGCCCTCGACGAAGCGCCCCTCCGTGCCGCCGGTGCCCCAGGTGTTGGTGCCCCCACCGGCGCTGCCGCAGGAGGACCGCACCGCGCTGGACCTGGCGCCGGTGGTGGTGGTGCCGGTCCTGACCTCTCGGCCCCTGCCGCCCCCCGTGCTGCCGCTGGAGGATCACACCGAGGTCCTTCCTCCCGCCGGCGCCCACCTCGCCGGCCTGCCCCCGGCGCTCCCCGTGGAGGAGCGCACCGAGGTGCTGCTGAGCGTCTCGCCCGCCCTCATCGGCCTGCCCCTGTCGCCCCCCGTGGAAGAGCGCACCGATGTCCTGCTGACCCTCTCGCCCGCCCTCATCGGCCTGCCCCTGTCGCCTCCCGTGGAGGAGCGCACCGACGTGCTCCTGGCCACGGTGTCGCCTCCCATCGCCACCGCGATGCCGCCGGGATTGCTGGAGGAGTCCATCCCGGAGGAGCGCACGGAGCTGGCGCTGCCCACGCTCGCGGCGGTGGGTCTCCTGGACGGGCCCGTCGACGAGGACTCCACCCGTCCCATCGTCCGGCTCCCGAAGCCCGCCGGCGCGCTCGCCCCCGGGGTGGAGGATGCGCCGACGCTCGCGCCCCCACCAGTCGCCAAGGCCTCGCCCGCCCCTGGGGCCTCCGCCGCGGACCGTGCGCGTGAGCGACGCGAGCTGGCCCGGAGCCGGGGAGGGCAGTTGCTGCTCGGGTGGCGCGGGTTGTCACTGCCCCGCAAGCTGCTGACGGGCGCGGTGCTGCTCCTGGTGCTGGGGGGCGTGTCGGCCGGGCTCGCCGCCGTGTTCCTGCCCGGAGGGGCCGGTCTGGGGGGCTCTCGCGTGGAGCCCACGAGCCTGGGCCTGGAGGCCGTGGCGGACTCGTTCGGGCTGGGGGAGGGTGTGCGTTGGGCGCACCCGGACCAGAAGTCCTTCGAGTTCCAGTTCGTCGCGCCCACCCGCGCGGTGGCCCTGCTGCACTACCAGGCCAGCAGCGTGTCCAAGGAAGAGGTCGCCCTGGTGCTCAACGGGGTGAACCTGGGCTGGGTGCCACCGGATACCACCACCACCGCCGAGCGGGAGCTGGAGCACATCCTCCCCGCCAGCGCCCTCAAGCGCGGCGTCGTCAACACCTTCGCCTTCGACAACGTCCGCAACCCCCCGGGCAACGAGACGTGGCGGGTGTGGAACCTGCGGCTGGAAATCATCCCCGTGCCGGAGCTGCCGCCGGAGCAGCTTTTGGAGCAGGCGCGCGAATATGCCTCGACGGGCCGGCGTTTCTTCGACTCGAAGGGGGTGGGTGCGGAGAACCTGTTCCGGGCCTGGCAGCAGTTCCGCTTCGCTTGGATTACCCTGGAGGCACTGGACACGCGGCCGGAGCTGTACGAGGACGTCCGCTATCAGCTTTCCCAGGTCTCCTCCGAGCTGGACCACCAATGTGCCCAGCTCATGCTGGAATTCCAACGCAGTGTGCAGTTCCGCAGCGCGAAGAAGGCCCGGGCGGCTTTGCAGGAAGTCAGCAGGCGCTTCCCTACGACAGAGCATCGCTGCCACAATCTGGCCAAGGAAAAGGCGTTCGAGCACGAGCTGTAG
- a CDS encoding response regulator — translation MSKPKITIVDDDRDTRELLATALEDEGFEVTLAANGLRLIASLQLHRPQAILLDVNMSWIDGFELCKAVKKNEHFRDIPIIFISGRGDSEDKKRGREVGAADYFVKPLDTDKLVRRIRELVAPAAP, via the coding sequence ATGTCGAAGCCGAAGATCACCATCGTCGACGATGACCGCGACACGCGGGAGTTGCTCGCGACGGCCCTGGAGGACGAGGGCTTCGAGGTGACGCTGGCGGCCAACGGGCTGCGGCTCATCGCGTCGCTGCAGCTGCACCGCCCGCAAGCCATCCTCCTGGACGTGAACATGTCCTGGATCGACGGCTTCGAGCTGTGCAAGGCGGTGAAGAAGAACGAGCACTTCCGGGACATCCCCATCATCTTCATCAGCGGGCGTGGGGACTCGGAGGACAAGAAGCGGGGGCGCGAGGTCGGCGCCGCGGACTATTTCGTCAAGCCGCTGGATACGGACAAACTCGTCCGACGCATTCGCGAGCTGGTGGCCCCGGCCGCGCCCTAG
- the cpaB gene encoding Flp pilus assembly protein CpaB, giving the protein MLKGKTPLVVALVLGLLAGVIAYSAIKKKEADVRRGWNLVPVVVAAQDVPEGTVITFEMISQRSVPEQFVTSSVVRPDSASYVVNQKVLVALQAGDPLLWSQFETTKAAERLSSKVQKKMRAMTIEAKNTTSVGGWIRPNDHVDIIGTFRDPQTDENVGVTLLQNIIVVATGKITGTTNVNLIPEGQRDYNNVSLMVLPEEAEILVLAAELGALTLSLRNEDDVDLIEERGRATISTLLSGERTRVLEAKRREIIQIIKGSGDKAAAAGAQ; this is encoded by the coding sequence ATGCTGAAGGGCAAGACTCCGCTCGTCGTCGCGCTCGTGCTCGGCCTTCTGGCCGGCGTCATCGCGTACTCCGCCATCAAGAAGAAGGAGGCGGATGTCCGCCGCGGTTGGAACCTGGTGCCAGTCGTCGTGGCGGCTCAGGATGTCCCCGAGGGTACGGTCATCACCTTCGAGATGATCTCCCAGCGCTCGGTCCCCGAGCAGTTCGTCACGTCGTCGGTGGTCCGTCCGGACTCCGCGTCGTACGTGGTGAACCAGAAGGTGCTGGTGGCCCTGCAGGCGGGTGACCCGCTGCTGTGGAGCCAGTTCGAGACGACCAAGGCCGCCGAGCGCCTGTCCTCGAAGGTGCAGAAGAAGATGCGCGCGATGACCATCGAAGCGAAGAACACCACCTCCGTCGGTGGCTGGATTCGCCCGAACGACCACGTGGACATCATCGGCACGTTCCGCGACCCGCAGACGGACGAGAACGTCGGCGTGACGCTGCTGCAGAACATCATCGTGGTGGCCACCGGCAAGATCACCGGCACCACCAACGTGAACCTCATCCCAGAAGGCCAGCGCGACTACAACAACGTGTCGCTGATGGTGCTGCCGGAAGAGGCGGAGATCCTCGTGCTCGCGGCGGAGCTCGGCGCGCTGACGCTGTCCCTGCGCAACGAGGACGACGTGGACCTCATCGAGGAGCGTGGCCGCGCGACCATCAGCACGCTGCTGTCGGGTGAGCGCACCCGCGTGCTGGAGGCCAAGCGCCGGGAGATCATCCAGATCATCAAGGGCAGTGGCGACAAGGCCGCCGCCGCGGGCGCCCAGTAG
- the xseB gene encoding exodeoxyribonuclease VII small subunit — protein sequence MAKADKASKADKAGEAEVPGQYGDVVTRLEETVGRLESGNLSLEDSLKAFEEGIRLVRRGEKLLTEAEQRIEQLLQDEDGNDVVAPLSVAARPPAQAAAPRAPAPRPPPEDDVPF from the coding sequence GTGGCGAAGGCGGACAAGGCGTCCAAGGCGGACAAGGCAGGTGAGGCCGAGGTTCCCGGTCAGTACGGGGACGTCGTGACCCGTCTCGAGGAGACGGTGGGCCGGCTGGAGAGCGGCAACCTGTCGCTGGAGGATTCGCTCAAGGCGTTCGAGGAAGGCATCCGGCTCGTACGCCGGGGTGAGAAGCTGCTCACCGAGGCGGAGCAGCGCATCGAGCAACTCCTCCAGGACGAGGACGGCAACGACGTGGTGGCTCCGCTGTCGGTGGCGGCCCGACCTCCGGCGCAGGCGGCGGCCCCCCGGGCGCCGGCACCACGACCTCCACCCGAGGATGACGTCCCGTTCTAG
- a CDS encoding type II secretion system F family protein, with the protein MLAGIVLLLVTGSVFFFSLVIFSVLSKAYEQYQERYVAKSMNDLSDMFLFIDARQMLVLNIASMCLLGILSYIIFNPILAVIATVFGFFLPMIMVKHYRKRRIKKFNVQLVDALQAMANAFKAGLTFPQAIEHVAREAMPPLSQEFGLFVKEVKLGVPLEEALINMGRRVGSDDLELVVVSTNIARQLGGNMAEMFETISMVIRERFRLEGKIDALTSQGKLQGWIVAAMPGVLGMVLNYMRPDLMEPMMNHYFGWILVVLIAIMEVMGILIIRRIVNIDI; encoded by the coding sequence ATGCTCGCAGGCATCGTCCTCCTCCTCGTCACCGGCTCGGTCTTCTTCTTCAGCCTGGTGATCTTCAGCGTCCTCTCGAAGGCGTACGAGCAGTACCAGGAGCGCTACGTCGCCAAGTCGATGAACGACTTGAGCGACATGTTCCTGTTCATCGATGCGCGGCAGATGTTGGTCCTCAACATCGCCAGCATGTGCTTGCTGGGCATCCTGTCGTACATCATCTTCAACCCCATCCTGGCGGTCATCGCCACGGTCTTCGGCTTCTTCCTGCCGATGATCATGGTCAAGCACTACCGCAAGCGGCGCATCAAGAAGTTCAACGTCCAGTTGGTGGACGCGCTGCAGGCGATGGCGAATGCGTTCAAGGCCGGCCTCACCTTCCCGCAGGCCATCGAGCACGTGGCGCGCGAGGCGATGCCTCCGCTGTCGCAGGAGTTCGGCCTGTTCGTGAAGGAAGTGAAGCTGGGCGTGCCGTTGGAGGAGGCGCTCATCAACATGGGCCGCCGGGTGGGCAGCGATGACCTGGAGCTGGTGGTGGTGTCCACCAACATCGCGCGCCAGCTGGGCGGCAACATGGCGGAGATGTTCGAGACCATCTCCATGGTGATTCGCGAGCGCTTCCGCCTGGAAGGCAAGATCGACGCGCTCACCTCGCAGGGCAAGCTGCAGGGGTGGATCGTCGCCGCCATGCCGGGAGTGCTCGGCATGGTGCTCAACTACATGCGGCCGGACCTGATGGAGCCCATGATGAACCACTACTTCGGGTGGATCCTCGTGGTGTTGATCGCCATCATGGAAGTGATGGGCATCCTCATCATCCGGCGCATCGTCAACATCGACATTTGA
- a CDS encoding FHA domain-containing protein → MSNGSPPARRRPPSGTPSGGTGARPATRRSSPAAARPAPVAASPRLICIAGPKSGEEFSLEDGEYVIGRATDNPICIPDTSVSRKHVMVRKSGGGWTVSDLGSGNGTLVNGEAIGDETPLATGDIITLGDTELRFEDVANSTMMVAAPPSRSRPSGAAGRGGAPARPPPRVEGGRVRSARSSAMAPPDPEVQAKKKKMMLIGGGVVVLLLGGLVVARVQVTKQNEELLAQKGQQEAVRKELSTVFQDAKNLVREGKWVEAKAKLEELAAAAPDYPGVKDYLDHAQREIPIQERLTEARAAIIKNELGNAAAALSKAGESQFLYEQVNATKRELKDLSDKRSVEARKALDTNQLDQAKFITDDVLKAYPEHRDAKLINEQAVQAIAVRDAPKPVIVGPAPKPWEPAVQRFVDGDMSGAVAILNACMTKAPQCKKLLAQMSEFSNLYKRLEDLDAKGLTKLMSLDKDITDGRTSKMARNAGTRAATIFYKSATGAKAAGQWARAMEYARRALQADPGHAGASNIISELKAKAKELYFLAYAMKDGNPEDALPKFKDVVAMTPPDDEYHDKAKTWVEKLSR, encoded by the coding sequence ATGTCGAACGGTTCCCCTCCTGCTCGTCGCAGGCCTCCTTCCGGGACGCCCTCGGGCGGGACCGGAGCTCGCCCCGCCACCCGCAGGTCGTCTCCGGCCGCTGCTCGGCCCGCGCCCGTGGCGGCGTCTCCCCGGCTCATCTGCATCGCGGGACCCAAGTCGGGTGAGGAGTTCTCCCTGGAGGACGGCGAGTACGTCATCGGCCGCGCCACGGACAACCCCATCTGCATCCCGGACACCTCCGTGTCGCGCAAGCACGTCATGGTGCGCAAGTCGGGTGGTGGCTGGACGGTGAGTGATTTGGGGTCCGGCAACGGAACGCTCGTCAACGGCGAGGCCATCGGCGACGAGACGCCCCTGGCCACCGGGGACATCATCACCCTGGGCGACACGGAGCTGCGCTTCGAGGACGTGGCCAACTCCACCATGATGGTGGCCGCGCCGCCGTCGCGCAGCCGTCCCTCGGGCGCGGCGGGTCGTGGCGGAGCACCCGCGCGTCCGCCTCCGCGCGTGGAGGGAGGCCGGGTGCGCAGCGCGCGCTCATCGGCCATGGCGCCTCCGGACCCGGAGGTCCAGGCCAAGAAGAAGAAGATGATGCTCATCGGCGGCGGCGTGGTGGTGCTGCTGCTCGGTGGCCTCGTGGTCGCACGCGTCCAGGTGACGAAGCAGAACGAGGAGTTGCTCGCGCAGAAGGGCCAGCAGGAGGCCGTCCGCAAGGAGCTGAGCACCGTCTTCCAGGACGCGAAGAACCTGGTGCGCGAGGGCAAGTGGGTGGAGGCCAAGGCCAAGCTCGAGGAGCTGGCGGCCGCGGCGCCCGACTACCCCGGCGTGAAGGACTACCTCGACCACGCCCAGCGCGAGATTCCCATCCAGGAGCGGCTGACCGAGGCGCGCGCCGCCATCATCAAGAACGAGCTGGGAAACGCCGCCGCCGCGCTCTCGAAGGCGGGCGAGAGCCAGTTCCTCTACGAGCAGGTGAACGCCACCAAGCGCGAGCTGAAGGACCTGTCCGACAAGCGCTCGGTCGAGGCGCGCAAGGCGCTGGACACCAACCAGCTGGACCAGGCCAAGTTCATCACCGACGACGTGCTCAAGGCGTACCCGGAGCACCGCGACGCCAAGCTCATCAACGAGCAGGCGGTGCAGGCCATCGCCGTGCGTGACGCGCCCAAACCCGTCATCGTCGGACCCGCGCCCAAGCCGTGGGAGCCCGCGGTGCAGCGCTTCGTCGACGGCGACATGTCCGGCGCGGTGGCCATCCTCAACGCCTGCATGACGAAGGCGCCGCAGTGCAAGAAGCTGCTCGCGCAGATGTCGGAGTTCAGCAACCTGTACAAGCGGCTGGAGGACCTGGACGCCAAGGGGCTGACGAAGCTGATGTCGCTGGACAAGGACATCACCGACGGGCGCACGAGCAAGATGGCGCGCAACGCCGGCACCCGCGCGGCGACCATCTTCTACAAGAGCGCCACGGGCGCGAAGGCCGCCGGACAGTGGGCTCGCGCCATGGAGTACGCGCGCCGCGCGCTGCAGGCGGACCCGGGCCACGCGGGCGCGTCCAACATCATCAGCGAGCTGAAGGCGAAGGCGAAGGAGCTGTACTTCCTGGCCTACGCCATGAAGGACGGCAACCCCGAGGACGCGCTGCCGAAGTTCAAGGACGTGGTGGCGATGACGCCCCCGGACGACGAGTACCACGACAAGGCGAAGACCTGGGTCGAGAAGCTCTCGCGATGA